In Arthrobacter sp. QXT-31, one genomic interval encodes:
- a CDS encoding lmo0937 family membrane protein yields the protein MLLWIAIIIAVLWLLGLLGNIGGGLIHLLLVIAMVVLVFHFIRGRSSRV from the coding sequence ATGTTGCTTTGGATAGCCATCATCATCGCAGTTCTCTGGCTTCTCGGCCTGCTCGGCAACATAGGCGGCGGGCTAATTCACCTGCTGCTGGTAATAGCCATGGTCGTCCTGGTCTTCCATTTCATCCGGGGCAGATCCTCCCGCGTGTAG
- a CDS encoding LysR family transcriptional regulator has protein sequence MDIDPRRLRVLLAVARTGGVLAAADELGITPSAVSQQLNKLEEETGHALVVRTPKGSVLTPAGLAVAEAGEEIERALSVARARIEGGAKISGVVRVGGFTSFVRTVVIPRLPEWRSQYPQLQIRMIEDDFPALMRLLRQRALDAVVVELDSTTSGQRSMSAGMTEEPLLDEPWKLVVPAGALLSTENIDLGRLPLPWLGVESSAANASVLGRLRESTGAQLETVHQYQDTLTALALVAAGEGVAIVPTLALSGVVQDGVDVLDVPGLGTRRIVLRRFDRRRSASSPVDTVARLLRESAAAFDTRSTS, from the coding sequence ATGGATATCGATCCGCGAAGGCTGCGAGTCCTCCTGGCTGTTGCCCGCACGGGCGGGGTCCTCGCCGCGGCAGACGAACTGGGGATTACGCCGTCGGCCGTGTCCCAGCAACTGAACAAATTAGAGGAAGAGACGGGGCACGCTTTGGTCGTGCGCACGCCCAAAGGCTCGGTTCTCACGCCCGCCGGCCTGGCCGTCGCAGAGGCCGGCGAAGAGATCGAGCGCGCCCTCAGTGTGGCGCGAGCCCGGATAGAAGGCGGCGCCAAGATCTCCGGCGTGGTGCGGGTGGGCGGATTCACCAGCTTTGTCCGCACGGTGGTGATCCCGCGCCTGCCCGAGTGGCGCAGCCAGTATCCGCAGTTGCAGATCCGGATGATTGAGGACGACTTCCCGGCCCTGATGCGGCTGCTCCGGCAGCGCGCGCTCGACGCCGTGGTGGTCGAGCTCGATTCGACGACGTCCGGCCAGCGTTCGATGTCCGCCGGAATGACCGAGGAGCCCCTGCTGGATGAGCCCTGGAAACTGGTGGTACCAGCCGGCGCACTGCTCAGCACCGAGAACATCGACCTCGGCCGCCTGCCCCTTCCGTGGTTGGGCGTCGAGTCCTCGGCCGCCAACGCGTCGGTGCTCGGCCGGCTCCGTGAGTCAACGGGCGCCCAGCTGGAAACCGTGCACCAGTACCAGGACACACTGACCGCCCTGGCGCTGGTCGCTGCAGGTGAGGGCGTCGCCATCGTGCCTACCCTGGCGTTGAGCGGCGTCGTCCAGGACGGGGTGGACGTTCTGGACGTCCCCGGCCTGGGCACGCGGCGCATTGTGCTGCGGCGCTTTGACCGGCGGCGGTCTGCCAGCAGCCCGGTGGACACGGTCGCGCGCCTGCTGCGGGAATCCGCTGCCGCGTTCGACACCCGGTCGACGTCGTGA